In Rhodococcus sp. OK302, one genomic interval encodes:
- a CDS encoding MFS transporter: MANDIKSKSPERATYVLGTLILVAAVANLNLSVANVALPDIGRAFDASQTQLNLIAVGYSLGLAGTVLYLGAVGDRYGRKMLLVTGMALSIPASLVAGFSGSFEVLFAARIVGGISAGLAFPTTLAIITALWAGPARTKAIALWSAIGGAISALGPIVSGALLEKFHWGSVFFVTLPLALLALVCALVLVPAHVNETTDPVDHLGGIVSIVFIGALILSINFAPVKGSGTLALVLGAIALVAGIGFFLQQKRAVNPLFDLPVAARPTFWVAAVGGLVVFGSLMGAMFIGQQFLQNVLGYSTLDAGAAIIPAALAMVIVAPRSATMIEKHGARATLLSGYLFVVLGLVVALTMWNESTQYWQVALAYGLVGIGVGLAGTPASRSLTGSVPVSRAGMASGTSDLQRDLGGAIMQSILGGILTAGYAKSLGASIASSPDASQITPETQSALTKSFSSAEVLAERYPQYSEQIMSAAKHAFLDGDTKAYIAAIIVVCAGAVVVTFFYPHRERERELMAEYAADSDLLEKKA, encoded by the coding sequence ATGGCGAATGACATCAAGTCGAAGTCACCGGAGCGAGCGACGTATGTTCTGGGCACACTCATCCTGGTTGCGGCGGTAGCCAACCTCAACCTCTCGGTCGCCAATGTGGCACTTCCCGACATCGGACGAGCATTCGACGCGAGTCAGACGCAACTGAACTTGATTGCCGTCGGATATTCCCTGGGTCTGGCCGGCACGGTGCTCTATCTCGGTGCTGTCGGTGACCGGTACGGGCGCAAGATGCTGCTGGTCACCGGTATGGCGTTGTCGATTCCGGCATCTCTGGTGGCTGGATTCTCCGGCAGCTTCGAGGTGTTGTTCGCGGCCCGAATCGTGGGCGGTATTTCTGCTGGTCTCGCATTTCCGACGACGCTGGCGATCATCACAGCCTTGTGGGCCGGCCCCGCTCGGACCAAAGCGATTGCCCTGTGGTCCGCGATCGGTGGCGCGATTTCGGCATTGGGCCCGATCGTGTCGGGGGCTCTGCTCGAGAAATTTCACTGGGGTTCGGTCTTCTTCGTGACGCTCCCGTTGGCGCTTCTCGCGTTGGTCTGTGCCCTGGTGTTGGTGCCCGCGCACGTCAACGAGACGACGGATCCTGTCGATCACCTCGGCGGCATCGTGTCCATCGTTTTCATCGGGGCACTGATTTTGTCCATCAACTTTGCGCCGGTCAAGGGTTCCGGAACTCTGGCACTGGTTTTGGGGGCCATTGCGCTGGTCGCCGGAATCGGGTTCTTCCTGCAACAGAAACGAGCCGTCAATCCACTGTTCGATTTACCCGTGGCCGCTCGCCCGACGTTCTGGGTCGCAGCCGTGGGCGGGTTGGTCGTCTTCGGTTCGTTGATGGGCGCGATGTTCATCGGTCAGCAGTTTCTGCAGAACGTGCTCGGCTACTCGACGCTTGATGCCGGTGCAGCCATCATCCCCGCTGCCCTTGCGATGGTCATTGTTGCGCCTCGATCGGCAACGATGATCGAAAAACATGGCGCGCGAGCAACACTGTTGTCCGGCTACCTGTTCGTTGTTCTCGGACTCGTTGTGGCGCTGACCATGTGGAACGAGAGCACACAGTACTGGCAGGTGGCGCTGGCCTACGGTCTCGTCGGCATCGGTGTCGGTCTGGCAGGTACCCCGGCATCGCGTTCACTCACCGGATCAGTTCCTGTTTCCCGGGCCGGCATGGCGTCGGGAACCTCTGACCTTCAACGTGATCTGGGTGGGGCGATCATGCAGTCCATTCTCGGCGGAATCCTCACCGCTGGGTACGCGAAATCACTGGGAGCGTCGATAGCGTCGTCACCCGATGCCTCGCAGATCACCCCCGAGACGCAGTCGGCACTGACAAAGTCGTTCTCCAGCGCGGAAGTTCTCGCGGAACGATATCCGCAATACTCGGAGCAGATCATGTCGGCCGCGAAACATGCTTTCCTGGACGGAGATACGAAGGCGTACATCGCCGCAATCATCGTGGTGTGCGCCGGCGCTGTGGTGGTGACGTTCTTCTATCCCCATCGAGAGAGGGAACGTGAACTCATGGCGGAATACGCCGCCGACTCAGACCTTCTGGAGAAGAAGGCCTGA
- a CDS encoding dynamin family protein, translating to MNAITAVESVHTLISQARELYADQPQTHSQLEVCAARLDEPLRVALAGSLKAGKSTLLNSLVGQDIAPTDATECTRVVTWYRNGTTPQVTATADDGDTFNVPVTRRDGRLTFDLGERTADCVDRIDVDWPSSALARTTIIDTPGTSSLSTEVSARTWNMLVPEGGAPGADAVVYLLRALNASDMQFLGRIADHVGGESGPLGVVGVLSRADEVGAGRMDALTSAKDVAARFAEELERTGLCQSVVPVAGLLALAARTMRQSEFAALTALAEVPADDLSLALLSADRFAKADSPLPVDAAMRAQLADRFGLFGIRLAITSIKLGATDSPTLAAELLERSGLEELLQVIDVQFGQRADQLKAHTALVTLVRILESNPLAGSDSVVEAAQGLLADVHGFHELRLLGRLRSVRTDLSSEDLAQLQRLIGGSGIRVNDRLGSEADGCVDDQRAKAVSAARHWRELSTHPLFDRFTARACLVAARSAEGILAEIVAE from the coding sequence ATGAACGCAATCACCGCTGTGGAATCAGTGCATACTCTGATCTCGCAGGCCCGAGAACTGTACGCGGACCAGCCTCAGACACACAGTCAACTGGAAGTGTGTGCGGCCCGACTCGACGAGCCTCTGCGAGTGGCATTGGCAGGTTCTCTGAAGGCCGGTAAGTCGACTCTTCTCAATTCACTTGTCGGGCAAGATATTGCACCCACAGATGCCACGGAATGCACTCGGGTTGTCACGTGGTATCGCAATGGCACCACACCACAGGTGACGGCGACGGCCGACGACGGTGACACTTTCAACGTCCCGGTGACACGGCGCGACGGCAGGCTCACCTTTGATCTGGGGGAGCGCACGGCAGACTGCGTCGATCGTATCGATGTCGACTGGCCGTCGTCGGCCTTAGCTCGTACGACGATCATCGACACTCCGGGAACGTCGTCGTTGTCGACTGAGGTATCGGCTCGAACCTGGAACATGCTTGTACCCGAAGGCGGTGCACCCGGCGCAGATGCCGTCGTTTATCTGTTGCGGGCGTTGAATGCGAGCGACATGCAGTTTCTCGGGCGGATCGCCGATCATGTCGGCGGTGAATCCGGACCGCTCGGAGTGGTCGGCGTGCTTTCTCGCGCCGACGAGGTGGGCGCCGGACGGATGGACGCGTTGACGTCTGCCAAGGACGTTGCTGCCCGGTTCGCCGAGGAACTCGAGCGAACAGGATTGTGTCAGTCGGTTGTTCCGGTGGCGGGATTGCTGGCCCTGGCGGCGCGGACGATGAGGCAGAGCGAGTTCGCGGCACTCACTGCGCTAGCCGAGGTTCCGGCCGACGATCTCAGTCTCGCGCTCCTGTCCGCGGATCGCTTTGCCAAGGCGGACAGTCCACTACCCGTCGACGCGGCGATGCGGGCGCAACTTGCAGATCGATTTGGTCTGTTCGGAATTCGGCTCGCGATAACGTCGATAAAGTTGGGCGCCACAGACTCTCCGACTTTGGCAGCAGAGCTGCTCGAACGTAGTGGGCTCGAGGAGTTGCTTCAGGTGATCGACGTCCAGTTCGGGCAGCGGGCTGATCAACTCAAAGCCCACACCGCCTTGGTGACGCTGGTGCGAATCCTCGAGAGCAATCCACTCGCGGGTTCGGATTCGGTTGTGGAAGCAGCGCAGGGCTTGCTTGCCGACGTCCACGGTTTCCATGAACTGCGACTGTTGGGACGACTCCGTTCCGTGCGTACGGACTTGTCCTCGGAGGATCTGGCGCAGTTGCAGCGACTGATCGGCGGTTCCGGAATCAGGGTGAACGATCGACTGGGTTCCGAAGCGGACGGATGCGTCGACGACCAGCGAGCGAAAGCGGTCAGTGCAGCGCGCCATTGGCGTGAATTGTCGACGCACCCGCTCTTCGATCGCTTCACTGCCCGCGCCTGCCTGGTCGCGGCGCGTAGTGCCGAGGGGATTTTGGCTGAAATCGTGGCCGAATAG
- a CDS encoding dynamin family protein, translating to MSTSAGQVSIRKARGASATAALLDRTVAVAKDFGRSDLVRRLENAQVRVSDPRIRIVVVGPLKQGKSQFVNSLLGIDVCSVGDDETTAVATVVQYAETAGAELILADPGAAPIRVPLPLDELMGITPATVRAEGREVLRVEVGVPSPLLADGLVLIDTPGVGGHGNPHAAGTLGLITAADAVLILSDSSQEFTEPELGFIRQVMNLCPAVAGLISKTDLYPHWRRILDADRGHLQRADLDLPLIPISSVLRSHALRLGDKELEAESGFMDLYQFLRDNVVARAETNTRRSVSMDVRSAAAHLSLEMGSELAALKDPATAAAAVAGLHRARAAAEELHKKTSLWQQSLGDGIADLAADIDHDLRDRLRRVTRQAEETVDEGDPGKDWDVVGEWLEQEIATAIGDNFVWAHDRALWLAEVVAQHFADTGEVALPHLDVADTDEFLEPVGALSDLESGRIGITQKVLVGMRGSYGGVLMFGLITTMMGMALVNPISIGAGVLLGTKAYREDKQAQVLKRRAEAKNAIRRFADDVSFQVGKESKDRLRLVQRLLRDHFTDIAEQALRSINESLRATQEATQLESSEHAARIRQLETDMRVVSELDSLAAALTVVDKRNVAVEA from the coding sequence ATGAGTACTTCAGCGGGGCAGGTAAGCATTCGGAAAGCACGCGGCGCTTCGGCGACGGCGGCGTTGCTCGATCGAACAGTGGCAGTCGCGAAGGATTTCGGACGCTCCGATCTGGTGCGACGCCTCGAGAACGCGCAGGTGCGAGTCAGCGATCCGCGTATTCGCATCGTGGTCGTCGGCCCCCTCAAACAGGGCAAGAGCCAGTTCGTCAATTCATTGCTCGGCATCGACGTGTGTTCGGTGGGTGACGACGAGACTACTGCTGTGGCCACCGTCGTCCAGTATGCGGAAACTGCGGGCGCCGAACTGATTCTCGCCGACCCCGGCGCTGCGCCCATTCGGGTGCCGCTGCCGCTGGACGAACTGATGGGAATTACGCCGGCCACGGTGAGAGCTGAAGGACGAGAAGTTCTTCGAGTAGAGGTCGGCGTTCCCAGTCCGCTGTTGGCGGATGGACTTGTGCTTATCGACACTCCGGGGGTGGGTGGTCACGGAAACCCTCATGCTGCAGGAACATTGGGTCTCATCACGGCCGCCGACGCGGTACTGATTCTTTCGGATTCGAGCCAGGAGTTCACCGAGCCCGAATTGGGTTTCATCCGTCAGGTGATGAACCTGTGCCCGGCTGTTGCAGGTTTGATCAGCAAGACGGACCTGTATCCGCATTGGCGTCGGATTCTCGATGCCGATCGCGGGCACCTGCAGCGAGCGGACCTCGACCTGCCGCTCATCCCGATCTCGTCAGTACTTCGGTCTCACGCATTGCGTTTGGGGGACAAGGAACTGGAGGCAGAATCCGGATTCATGGATCTCTATCAGTTCCTGCGCGACAACGTGGTTGCTCGCGCAGAAACGAATACCCGGCGCTCCGTCTCAATGGATGTGAGATCCGCTGCCGCGCACCTGTCATTGGAAATGGGCAGTGAGCTTGCTGCGCTGAAGGATCCAGCTACGGCCGCTGCAGCAGTGGCCGGACTTCATCGGGCGAGAGCAGCAGCGGAGGAACTCCACAAGAAGACGTCACTGTGGCAGCAGAGCCTCGGCGACGGTATCGCCGACCTCGCGGCAGATATCGACCACGACCTTCGGGATCGTCTGCGCCGAGTTACCCGGCAGGCGGAAGAGACGGTCGACGAGGGCGACCCGGGCAAGGACTGGGACGTGGTGGGCGAGTGGCTCGAACAGGAGATCGCCACTGCGATCGGCGACAACTTCGTGTGGGCTCACGATCGGGCTCTGTGGTTGGCAGAAGTTGTGGCGCAACACTTTGCCGATACCGGTGAAGTAGCGCTACCGCACCTCGACGTCGCCGACACGGATGAATTCCTGGAGCCGGTAGGCGCGTTGTCCGATCTCGAATCGGGCCGCATCGGCATCACACAGAAGGTGTTGGTGGGCATGCGCGGCTCGTACGGCGGCGTACTGATGTTCGGCTTGATCACCACGATGATGGGCATGGCGCTGGTCAATCCGATCTCGATCGGTGCTGGGGTCCTGTTGGGCACCAAGGCTTATCGTGAGGACAAGCAGGCCCAGGTACTCAAGCGTCGGGCCGAGGCCAAAAATGCGATTCGCCGATTTGCCGACGACGTCAGCTTTCAGGTCGGCAAGGAATCGAAAGACAGATTGCGATTGGTGCAGCGACTTCTGCGCGATCACTTCACCGATATCGCTGAGCAGGCACTGCGCTCGATCAACGAATCGCTTCGGGCAACGCAGGAAGCGACCCAATTGGAATCGAGTGAACATGCCGCGCGGATCAGGCAATTGGAGACAGACATGCGCGTCGTATCCGAATTGGATTCGCTTGCAGCGGCATTGACAGTTGTGGACAAGCGGAACGTGGCGGTCGAAGCATGA
- a CDS encoding IniB N-terminal domain-containing protein: MATNAVLEFILGLLRDDEAAANYCANPTAALNAAGLCDVSHADIVAVAPLVAESGLFVGGAAGLSTIVNAGSAAAGALGGGLGIGGGLAGGLGGSLGGSLGLGAGAGLGVGGAFGGQFDFVGDFATALSAALAIGGDISADLGAAFGAVIDAGLGLGGALDLSGALDLGTAISAALGVSGGLTAELGAALDAAINAAGGLDLSAGLSGALAPVFSIGGDLGADLGLALGGLLGAGADLNGLLAIGGELGASLAGALESALALGGSLDLAGSLTADLSTALSGALSAGGTIGADLGASLGSVLGALTDVSALTDIAGSIDLSAALSGALGSALGVGGSLETTLAGALDTALGLGGGVDLDAILGGSADLGAQLSAALSGALGAGGSVGTDLGGALGGMLGSSLDVNGSLGADLTAALAGGANLSTALEGVLGSALGADAGLAGGFGGALDAALGGALDTALGGTGSLGSIGSVDTDLGAVLGGTGSLGTSLDTMLGAQGSLGGALDAALNTGGIGTGSIGADLPNVDLGSVNMGSMAVDLPSVDFGSIGADGLNFGSVAGDLGASAGLDAATHVVAGLGSSVSGAVDGGSAADLGGSLSGAASAMSGLTSSLSGALNPWTSIDAADAFGAGSSSSMGADSSHSLFAGDSITSPVEHIDPVAIIDHLQP, encoded by the coding sequence ATGGCAACGAACGCCGTACTCGAATTCATCCTCGGGCTTCTTCGTGACGACGAGGCCGCCGCCAATTACTGCGCAAACCCGACTGCTGCACTGAACGCTGCAGGTCTGTGCGACGTGAGCCATGCGGACATCGTTGCCGTTGCTCCCTTGGTCGCCGAGTCAGGTCTCTTTGTCGGCGGCGCCGCAGGACTGTCCACGATCGTCAATGCCGGTTCCGCTGCTGCCGGAGCACTCGGCGGCGGCTTGGGTATCGGCGGCGGACTTGCCGGTGGTCTCGGTGGAAGCCTCGGCGGCAGTCTGGGTCTCGGCGCCGGCGCAGGATTGGGAGTCGGCGGGGCGTTCGGCGGACAGTTCGACTTCGTCGGCGATTTTGCGACTGCGCTCAGTGCCGCTCTCGCTATCGGCGGCGACATCAGTGCAGATCTCGGAGCGGCATTCGGTGCCGTGATCGATGCGGGGCTGGGTCTGGGCGGCGCGCTCGACCTTTCGGGAGCTCTGGATCTGGGTACTGCGATCAGCGCAGCACTGGGTGTGAGCGGCGGACTCACTGCGGAGTTGGGCGCCGCTCTCGATGCGGCAATCAACGCAGCCGGTGGCTTGGACTTGAGCGCGGGCCTCAGTGGCGCCCTCGCGCCGGTCTTTTCGATCGGCGGAGACCTCGGCGCAGATCTGGGACTGGCACTCGGCGGTCTTCTCGGCGCCGGCGCAGACCTGAACGGACTCCTTGCTATCGGCGGCGAGCTCGGTGCGAGCCTGGCCGGTGCCCTGGAATCTGCCTTGGCACTGGGTGGCAGCCTCGACCTAGCCGGCTCTTTGACTGCAGATCTCAGCACAGCACTGTCCGGTGCGCTCAGTGCCGGCGGGACGATCGGAGCCGACCTCGGTGCGTCGCTCGGCAGCGTTCTCGGCGCTCTCACCGATGTGAGCGCACTGACCGACATTGCCGGCAGCATTGATCTGAGTGCAGCCCTGAGCGGCGCTCTCGGCAGTGCTCTCGGGGTTGGTGGAAGCCTCGAAACCACCCTCGCCGGTGCGCTCGACACGGCCCTCGGCCTCGGCGGCGGTGTCGACCTGGACGCAATTCTGGGTGGAAGCGCAGACCTCGGCGCCCAGCTCAGTGCCGCTCTGTCCGGCGCTTTGGGTGCGGGTGGTTCGGTAGGTACGGACCTTGGTGGCGCACTCGGCGGGATGCTGGGCAGCTCGCTGGACGTCAACGGAAGTTTGGGCGCAGACCTCACTGCAGCCTTGGCCGGCGGAGCGAATCTGTCGACAGCGCTCGAAGGTGTTCTGGGCTCTGCACTTGGTGCCGACGCCGGACTCGCCGGTGGGTTCGGCGGTGCGCTGGACGCAGCGCTCGGCGGTGCCCTGGATACAGCGCTCGGCGGCACCGGCAGCCTCGGTTCGATCGGATCCGTCGACACGGATCTCGGAGCTGTGCTGGGAGGCACCGGCTCACTCGGAACGTCGCTCGACACCATGCTCGGTGCACAGGGATCACTGGGCGGTGCACTTGATGCAGCCCTGAACACCGGTGGAATCGGCACCGGTTCCATTGGGGCAGACCTGCCCAACGTCGATCTCGGTTCCGTGAACATGGGTTCGATGGCAGTGGATCTCCCGTCCGTGGACTTCGGCAGTATCGGCGCCGACGGCCTGAACTTCGGTTCGGTTGCCGGAGATCTGGGAGCTTCTGCAGGACTCGACGCGGCAACTCATGTGGTGGCCGGTCTGGGGAGCTCGGTCAGCGGCGCTGTCGATGGGGGCAGCGCCGCCGACTTGGGTGGATCTCTCAGCGGTGCGGCTAGCGCAATGTCCGGTCTGACCAGCTCGTTGAGTGGTGCGCTGAACCCGTGGACGTCGATTGATGCTGCCGACGCGTTCGGCGCGGGATCGAGTAGTTCGATGGGGGCCGACTCGTCGCATTCGCTGTTTGCCGGCGATTCGATCACGTCGCCCGTCGAGCACATCGACCCCGTCGCGATTATCGATCACCTGCAGCCCTGA
- a CDS encoding Hsp70 family protein: MDHDQASSLTTAGLGIGIGSATLVAVTANSTGQTGEPVHHPSAVDAADGAILTGFIDRVGDSVAILAADGSEHRGEDLTASAIGRLVDAARSDGETFDSVVVAHPVGWNRHTTLTLESALDDRGIPGASFVSEPEAVMTWLRDSGNAVPDGLTVIYDLGGCSLDVTMMSTADGRSTVFGKPLRSADIGGDEFDHAVTVHLLGAVADHFRTLDAFAPETISALEVLRTRARQAKEQLSTDTETVVHVELPGKSQDIRLVRSELEDLIRPALTESVALVRECLRCAGVESSDINHVVLAGGGSASPLVAELLSSELRVPVIAAADPGSCAAVGAAIIAVERLSATKTDATLVSLLPVRTPAPVPTFSTPLITAPIAEDSTTRRSSRVGVVAAVVGAFIVLAAGGLGIGTAMDKINVPSSSADTTSEMPAPTGSTVSGLPPGERLGNSVIGSSDAVASGSNAQVGQPGSPASQSGATTGAGVTAPAAPPASAPAPGAPEVSAPAPGAPVGVPAPVPAPVPAPAPAPAPAPGGQTGGAGNAVGDAATGIGNGLGAVVDGTGNAVGGVLGGVGGVLGGVVGAVIPNR; encoded by the coding sequence ATGGACCACGACCAGGCGAGTTCACTTACGACGGCAGGACTCGGCATCGGCATCGGTTCTGCCACTCTCGTAGCGGTCACCGCGAATTCGACCGGACAAACAGGCGAACCGGTGCACCACCCCAGTGCGGTAGACGCAGCCGACGGCGCAATCCTGACCGGATTTATCGACCGCGTCGGCGACTCGGTCGCCATTCTTGCCGCCGACGGCAGTGAGCACCGCGGCGAGGATCTCACAGCGTCAGCGATCGGCCGACTTGTCGACGCCGCCAGATCCGACGGCGAAACATTCGACAGCGTCGTCGTCGCCCACCCCGTAGGTTGGAATCGCCACACGACCCTCACGCTGGAATCGGCGTTGGACGACCGCGGCATCCCCGGCGCGAGTTTTGTCTCCGAACCCGAAGCCGTCATGACGTGGCTTCGCGATTCCGGAAACGCAGTACCGGACGGACTCACCGTGATCTACGACCTCGGCGGCTGTTCGCTCGATGTCACCATGATGTCCACTGCTGACGGAAGAAGCACCGTCTTCGGTAAACCACTCCGAAGTGCCGACATCGGTGGCGACGAATTCGACCACGCCGTCACCGTGCACCTCCTGGGCGCAGTCGCGGACCATTTCCGAACACTCGACGCCTTCGCTCCCGAGACAATCTCAGCCCTCGAGGTCTTGCGCACTCGTGCGCGTCAGGCAAAGGAACAGCTGTCGACGGATACCGAAACCGTTGTCCACGTAGAGCTTCCCGGAAAATCCCAGGACATTCGCCTGGTCCGATCGGAACTCGAGGATTTGATCCGGCCCGCGCTCACCGAATCAGTCGCGCTGGTGAGAGAGTGCCTGCGCTGCGCCGGCGTCGAATCGAGCGACATCAATCACGTCGTACTGGCCGGGGGAGGATCGGCCAGTCCCCTTGTCGCCGAGCTGTTGTCATCGGAATTGCGTGTTCCGGTGATCGCCGCTGCAGATCCGGGATCATGCGCGGCCGTGGGCGCCGCGATCATCGCTGTCGAACGTCTCTCGGCCACGAAGACCGACGCAACGCTGGTCTCACTCCTTCCTGTTCGCACACCGGCTCCGGTTCCTACCTTTTCGACGCCGTTGATCACCGCACCCATTGCGGAAGATTCGACCACCCGCCGTTCTTCACGTGTCGGTGTCGTCGCTGCGGTCGTGGGCGCGTTCATCGTTCTGGCCGCCGGTGGACTCGGCATCGGAACGGCCATGGACAAGATCAATGTTCCATCCAGTTCCGCAGACACGACGAGCGAAATGCCTGCGCCAACCGGTTCGACGGTATCCGGTCTTCCCCCGGGTGAACGCCTCGGTAACAGTGTGATTGGCAGTTCCGACGCCGTTGCATCCGGCAGCAACGCTCAGGTCGGACAACCTGGATCACCGGCCTCGCAGTCCGGCGCGACAACGGGCGCCGGAGTCACTGCGCCCGCGGCTCCCCCGGCATCTGCGCCCGCACCCGGAGCTCCCGAGGTTTCCGCACCGGCACCCGGCGCTCCCGTCGGAGTACCGGCGCCAGTCCCCGCACCCGTTCCGGCTCCAGCTCCGGCTCCAGCTCCGGCTCCGGGCGGTCAGACCGGCGGCGCGGGGAATGCTGTCGGCGACGCTGCGACCGGCATCGGCAACGGCCTGGGCGCGGTAGTCGACGGCACCGGCAATGCGGTCGGCGGAGTACTCGGAGGTGTCGGCGGAGTACTCGGCGGCGTTGTCGGCGCTGTCATACCGAACCGCTGA